A stretch of DNA from Carya illinoinensis cultivar Pawnee chromosome 12, C.illinoinensisPawnee_v1, whole genome shotgun sequence:
ATTTCGAGCCCCATCTCTTGGGCCTAAAAGCCCATCCCTTTCAGATCCAGCCCCTTCAATTCCCATACGAATTGAGCCTGAGCCCAAACCCATAtcaacttctttttttccttttacgcCCCGTATTAAACAATCCATCTTCTCCTGTAACTCTGTAATTTGTTTTCTCATATCCAGCATCGAGTTCAACACTTCCTGGTCAGACATGCCACCAACCCATCTGTCAGAGCCAAGGTCACATCCCGCCGCTGTGCTATCCTTTCTTAAGTCTTGGCCTAAGCCTCCTATGGGATTAGCCTTcctaaattcaaaatttcttcCCCCATACTGCACTGGTGCTGACTTCTGTTGAAGAACCTCCACGTACGACGGCAAATTTTGTTGGTTAACCTTGGAAGCCTCCACTCTACTGCTGTTGGTAAAAACAGCTCTATAACCAGGGGCCGGAGCAGAAGGAGTAGAGCTAACAACCTCCCTTACTTTTCTAGCAAAACATGACCATCCACTTCCAGTCTTCCCTTTTGGAATAACAATAAGCCTATTCCCCTTACCAGAGCCCAGCTCCAAGAGTTTAAGAAATCTGCCATACGAATTATGGTAGACTTGAGCTAGGAGAATCCTACTACCATCCCTTTTAGTCTGAAAAGGGGTCCTACTTTTCACTAACTTCCAGCTTTCCTCAAGCACCTTGGCCAACCAGATCACCATCTCCCTACTCAGATAAAGAGCCTTGGTAAAGTTGTTACATCTCTCAACAATACAGAAGAGATTTCCTTCTAATCTTCTGAATACAAAGAATTTCGCTTCAATCCAAAAGCTACTCTCCATGGAACACCCTCTCGAGATTACCATTAGCTACTACCTTCAAACTCACCAGCTCCTGAGTAAAACCTTCCAGTCAGATTGCAAAGCGCGTTGGAGGCGTCTTCATCTAGGATGTATTCATCAACTTTCTCTATCAGTGTGTTAGGAATCGGATCTCTCCTACAAAGGGcaaacacaaatactttcaaactaatcattataatattgACCACTATCAACTCCTTGTCTACACATAATGACTACAGAAATGCACTATACAGAGAAAATGCAAAGAGAAAATCCAAGGGTTAAAGGATAGTTCAGGATCTCAATATTCTTGTCATTTCGACCTCAAATTCTTCAAGCACATACCTGCAACTCTTTTGAgataaaaacaacaataaagccATTTTCATTGAATGATATATTCTTCATCAAGTGTCTTCAATCTTGCTCACCTGTAATTAGATGAATATGTTGGATGCATTTTTGGTGAAAGACTGAAGCCACTTCTCATGCATCCACACGGTAACAGTTAAAGGTGCCTGAAaattcccaattttttttttttgatgtcgggaacctctccaaggggCCATTCAAAATTTAACAAACTTAAAAGCGGAACTGCCGCATTGCAGGGCACCACACGATTCATCAAGATCCTGAAGCATACTTTTTAAGCATGCATTTTGAGATTAATCCTATCATGCATCCTTCTCTTCATCCtccccatcatcatcatcagaattAGCAGAGCTAGGTTGTCCGTTAAGATCCACATTCACACCATTCACCTTCCTTACAAACTGTCCTCGAGCACGAGGCCTTCTATTAGCAAGTTGTTTTCGATTGGCATACCTAATCTTCTTATCAAAACATCGCTCTTTCCTTTTCTGCCTAAACTTCATCAATGCTGCTTCTCTTCTATCCACATTATTCAATTTTACTTCCACTGAAGTTGAACCTTCAACTGGCCAAGAATGCGAAGAAGACATTTGACCAGCTTGTAAATACATATTAACAGGGTAATAAGGGAATGATGTCATTCCATTAACATGGGGATGGCATTGCGAAAGATGATGGTACTGGGACATCATAGCTTCAGATGCATGACTTTGCAAGTCATGAAGATTCTTTGGATACAGTTGTGCTGTTGATGTCATAACTTGGTTTACTACTCCTGAAATGCAAAATGGAAATGCAGCTTGTGCAAATAAAGCAGAAACATCAAGTTGATGTTCATTTCTTGGGTGTGAAAGCACTGGAGAGAacttttcattcttgaaatcCCTTTGCTGCGTGAGTCCCATCGATATAGGCGGAGTACAAGACCTCTCCATCGAAACAGAATTCAGGACACCACTACTGTGTGGACCATCATCTCCTGGTGAATAGCTCTCCCCTGCCTCCTCATCTCCATGTATATGGGGATCCTGAACCATTCCTTGATTGAATCCTTGATGTTTCACTCCCATCCTCAAATTTTGAGCAGCATTGTCATTGACCCCTTGAGAGTCATTTTTGACTGTGCTTGATTTGACATAAGTAAAAAAGGCAGAAGACTTGCCAATCTTTAGTTCATTCTTCTTTGGGCCAGAACAAAATAGTCCTGCAAGACATTGccataagaatttaaaacaaaagagaaaaaccaatgaaaaaaaaggagaaaaagaaacctTTTTCTAGTTGGAAGGATGAAAACACAAGGCACACAGAAAATCAAATCCATttgcttttaaatgatatttacttCTCATTACTATCAATTCTTTGGACAGTGCAATGACAAACATTCAACGATCTGCCAGACCaaatacaagaagaaaaagTGGGGTCGGCAATTTGTATCAAGCATATCAATAAACTAGGGGCAAAaatcttccaaacaaaatagCGCCTGTATTAATCCTAATAATAAGAGtttgtcttataaataaaaaaatccaatttcaaGCCTGAGCTTAAAATTTCTCAGCCCAGCCttggggggggggagagagagagagagagagagagagagagagagagagagagagagagagagagagagagagagagagagagagagagagagagagagagagagagagagagagagagagagagagagagagctatgaCACAGTGATGCTTGACTTATTAATGTGGCTTTATTGATGCCATCCAGTTTGCAAATCATGGAGCCTTTAGAAATGTATGAAACTGCTATGCTACATGAAGAAAGCTTAAACAATACAAAAGCACAGTGATGTTATTGTTAATTGTTTTTGCTTTGGAGAAAGTGAATCTAAAAAACCATCGTACATATTAGCAGTGGGACAGGTGGCCAGCCCAAATGATTCTCAAAAGACTCACCCAATGTCAATTAATGGTacaaacccctaggggttggctcaagtggtaaaggccttgggcttgaggatatgctccccctaggtctaaggttcaaatccccttgggtgcaaacaatctctaggagTCATTGGACAGggattttcccttgaattaacCAAGGTGCACTTACAAAAAACTTCTTGGCAAGGGCCTGTGTACCCCTGGGATTAGTTGGGATGCTATTCCCGGAtacccagtgccaataaaaaacaaaacttaatgGTACAAATGCATGTTATCTTATAAATTCACACTAAATGACCTGtttcaaataaattacacaaaatcAATGCTGATATTTAAATTGCTACACAGAAGACTAAAAAGTTTTTCATGGTAAGGTGGCCCACGCCCACACATGTTATTGGTAAAGTAGAAGAGGAATGACTCCCCAGTTCGTCGGTCACTAATTCCTGGCACATCAGGCCGATATTCCATTAAATCATTTTGTAGAGGCTCTACAGCAGCAGACTGAGAAGGGGAACAAAATAATTCAATGTTGACGCCATCAATTCACAGACTTTGTATGACATTGCAACTATCAGTAGTGTTTGTATGGAATTACAtggaaataaaataatcttGGTTTATTGCATGGAATTGCAGCCATATCACGGTAAACCTTCACTCTTTATGACTCCCTCaaccaaaaagttttgttgacCATTAAAAAAACCCGACTTTCATGGGAAATCATTTCATGCATTACCTTTCAAATAGAAAGGTGTAAGTTTCCAAGACTACTCACCCTAAAAAGTCAAGCAAACTTATCAAAATACAATGACCGAGTTTTTAACAAAGCAGATGACATATTGGGAAAAGTAAAACACTTTGCCCAGCCCAGTCCAGCGACTTGCAGAAAATggaaaagtataaataaataacatcaaGGGTCAGTGGTTGATTGTGAAGAATCACTTTGATAAAGAGTACGCTGTCTAATCTTCCTAGgtattttctttcacttttcccTTTGCCGGCTGGGGTTGCTCGAGAATTGagaaaatttatcatattttcttaTGGGGAGGAATAGGAGAGGAAAAGAGGTTTCATTTGGTTAGTTAGAATAAGGTGTGTCAACCGGTTTCTTGTGGAGGATTGGGGGTGAGAAAGATTTCTATCCTATTAGTTTAGTTGGcggaatttataaaattatttcaaaggtGTTAGCTAATCGTATGGGTATGGTGATGgataaaatcatttctaaaCCTCAAAATGCTTTCGTTCGGGGGTGGCAAATTCTGGATTCAGTTATGGTTGCAAATGAGTGTTTGGAAAGCCGGATGAGAGAAGGCATTCCAGGGGTTCTATGCAAGCTGGttatggaaaaggcatatgatcatgtgtgttgggattttcttctttatatgCTTAGAAGATGTGGCTTCGTGGATAGGTGGTGTGGATGGGTTAAACATTGTGTTTCAAGTGCCTGGTTCTCAGTGTAAGTGAATGGTGTTTCTTGTGGATTTTTTCAGAATTCGAGGGGGTTGAAACAAGGGGATCCATTATCtcgttttctttttgtaattgtTATGGAGGCCTTGAGTTGTATGATGGAGGTTGCAGTTCGTGGGGGTTTTCTTGCTAGTTTTTCGGTGGGTAATAATAGTAATGGGGGTGACTTCAATTTCTCATTTACATTTTGCGGATGATActcttattttttgtgatgcCGAAAGTAGTCAGATTCAAGCTTTAAGGGCTGTTTTACTGTGTTTTGAAGTTGTTTCGGGACTCAAGGTGAACTTAGGAAAGTCGGAATTGGTTCCCGTGGGGGAAGTGAGGAATATTAAATTTCTTGCGGATTTGTTGGGTTGTAAGTTAGTTTCACTTACTATGAAATATCTTCATTGGGGGCATCTTTTAAAGCTAAGAATATTTGGGATGGAGTTGTAGAAAAGGTTGAAAAATGTTTGTCAGGTTGGAAGaggatttatttatcaaaaggggGTAGATTAACCCTTATCAAAAGCACCCTTTCCAATCTTCCTACCTACTATCTTTCCTTATTTCCATTACTGGTGGGAGTGGCAAATTGGATTGATAAATTGTTTAGAGCTTTTTTGTGGGGAGGCATGGGGGAGgagaataaatttcatttagtgAGTTGGCAAAGGGTGTGCTGTCCGATTGTTAATGGGGGTTTGGGGGTGTGTAActtgagtttttttaataaggcattattaggaaagtggttgtggagatatcatCAGGAAGGGGATTCTTTGTGAAGAGTGGTGACTGATCGGAAGTATGGGTGTGAGTGGGGGGGATGGTGTTCTAAGGAGGGGAGGGGGTCTTATGGTGTTAGTTTatggaaatatattagaaaggtTAGTTTatggaaatatattagaaagggGTGGAGCCTTTTTGCAAAACAAATTAAGTTTAAGGTTGGAGAAGGTGTTAGCATTTAGTTTTGGTATGATGAATGGTGTGGTGAGAGACCTCTTAACAATGTTTTTTCCGTCTGTTTTCAGCTTGGCTGGAAACCAGCAGGCTGCTGTTTCAGAAGTGTTGTGTTGTGACAATGGGACTGTGCACTAGAATATTTGTTTCAATAGAAATGCTCAAGACTGGGAACTTGATGTGTTTGCAGATTTCTTCAGTTTTCTGTATTCAGTGAAGGCAGCTGGGGTTGGGAGAGATCGTATGCTGTGGAAGCATAGGGGGAGTAATAAGTTTTTAGTTAGCTCCTTCTACAAGGTGCTGAATGCCCAACAgcaaggtttttattttttattttttatttttattttattttattttatttatttatttatttatttatttttattattattatttttaattttttcccgtggaagagcatttggagggtCCTTGTTCCTTCTaaagtggtttttttttttttttatttggactgCTGCACTTGGGAAGATTTTGACAGTTGATAATCTAAAAAAACGTGGTATGATCGTTTTGgagtggtgttgtatgtgtaagaagaatgggTAATCGGTTGACCATTTACTTCTACATTGTGAAGTGGCTAGGGAGTTGtgttgggttatgcctaagagTGTGGTGGATTTATTAGCACGTTGTAATAGGCATCATAATAGCTCTCAACTGGTAGAGGCATGgagaatgattcctttgtgcttaatgtggtgcatttggacgGAAAGGAATGATAGGTGCTTCAACAATAAGAAGTGAGCAGTGGGGGAAATCTggaatttctttgtgttttctcttattcagtggttttctgctattgttctTAAGGGAGGGAATGTTAATgagtttttgtctttttttttcagctttctagaatgtaattaggtatctcattttgtatacttcttgtgtacatgggcttcacCTAGTTTCATTcccttcaataaaatttcttacttatcaaataaataaataaataaagcactccttggaaaatggctttggagataccatgaagagagagatgctttatggaagaatgttgttgctgttaAATATGCAAGTGGGTGGGGGgattggtgttctaatgaaaTTAGAGGAGTGTATGGGGTGAGTTTATGGAAGGGCATTAGGAAAGGTTGGGGGGAGTTTtctaaacatattaaatttaaggtGGGGGAAGGGAAGATGATtctcttttggcatgacatttggtgtggggaatCAGCTCTTAAATAAGATTTTCCATTGCTTTACAGGATTGCAAGGGATCATGCTGGGAAGTGAATGTTGTTTCAGATTTTCCGGGAAGAATTTATAACTCAAAAGTGATGATGGGAAGAGAGGACAGGCTATTGTGGGATCATGCTGGAAATTTTAGGTTTTCAGTCAGTTCTTTTTATAAGGTGCTTAATTGTCACTCTAGCTGTGCTTTCCCCTGGAAAAGCATTTGGAGGGTGAAAGTACCTACTAAGGTGGCGTTCTTTAGTTGGGTGGTTGCTCTTGAAAAAGTATTGACCACGGATAACATTAGAAAACATGGTTTGTGTATAGCTGATTGGTGTGTCATGTGCAAgaaggatggtgaatctgtaaatcatcttttttacattgtgaggtggcaaagtCTTTGTGGAATGAGGTTATTGGTTGGACAGGTTTatattgggtgatgcctaaggaaGTTGAGGATCTCCTTGCATGTTTGTGTGGTTTTGAGAAAGGAAATGTGTTGCTGCCAGATGGAGAATGATTCCTCTgtgtttaatgtggtgtttatggctggaaaggaatggaagatgttttgaagacaaagagcgttcttttgaagattttcgttattttttcttttctacttttgAGTTTGTGGGCTAGGATCTTTGTAAGGAATGATGATAATGTATTGAATCTGTTTCTGTCATAGTTTCCAGTTTCCTAGTGTGCAATAGGTATTCCtttgtatactttctgtgtacttgggttgtgcctattcttggtaataaaattcttattaattatataaaaaaaaataatcaggGTAATACTCAAGTTTCTCACTTAATTTCAGATCatgaggtttttatttttatttttattttatttttaatctactGTCTAGATCTACTTTTTGCATGAGACTTTGGAATGTTGAATGTCTCCCTCAGAGAGAAGTTGTATATAAGATCACCCAAGGGAAAGAGAATGAGTCCTAATCAATTCATAAAGATACAGTTTAAATGCAATTATTAGTAATCCATTCTCAAGTCACCAACTCGGCACCCAACATTGATGGTAGGTTTTATACGCTCTTGGTCAAATAGTCTAGTATTAGAAATAGAATGgaaaatttctcatatatatatatatatatatatctatgcaATTTTGAGATCAGATATGTAAGTTCTGCTCTACTGCTGATCCCCTACTCCTCTGAAGAAGGACTATCTATACCTTCAAATTCTGACAACTATTCAAGCAGACCTAGGAACTCCCTTGGGTACCAAAGTGATACTAATTCATCATTTTTAATACTACCAACAACCTTTTTGATGCATTCAAATGGATAGTTTATGTGCATGTTAGTTTTCTGTTCCAACTTATCTGTCTTCACAAGGCTTGGCAAAAAATCCAGTCAAAGTCACCATGAGCATAAAAGTAACTTGCCTCTATTACTGAAAGCCTTTGTGGTGACACATTTCTTAACTTTATAGACAATCAACAAGAAGATGGACAATTCATCGAAAGATCTACATGTAGAGTTCTCTCCATTGATTGGTCTTTCTACACAGTTGTATACATCTTATACTGGATGCATTTAGGATTTTGTTCTGTATAATgtgtgatttattttaaataaatattttttttgataaataattattttaaataaatattaatcttAGTGTACGTTATAAACATATACACaaaattctatcatattttcCTGCTTTCTAGTgtgtagtaggtatttcctttgtatactttctgtgtacttgggctgtgcctatgcttggtaataaaattcttaattaactataaaaacaaatatacacaaaattacCAAATACATCCCAAGTGGAAGATAACAGAAGAAAGATAATGCACTTCAGTGATAAATTTTTATCACCAAGTGACTgcaatatcaaataataatatattatttcttttttatgagtCAAATAATAATCTATTCGAAGAAATCACTTGCCCAAAAAAATACATGCAAGaaactaaataattttttttagcacAGATAATTTAGGAGCAGATAAAAGCGCCCTAATGTATTTCCACAGAGATTTGCATTTTAGCCTATACAGTGCATGGgtaatcttataattttgagCAACCAAATTCCAAGCCTATTACACTTACCTCATCTTCCTGATGGGTTGAAAATCCCATTTCAGAGTTGGTGCTCCTCCGAGATTTTTCATCTGTGTCATCCGAGAAC
This window harbors:
- the LOC122289243 gene encoding two-component response regulator-like APRR1; translated protein: MDFRLLAEKNILNYDFDIVASDPSDANTNSTLFSDDTDEKSRRSTNSEMGFSTHQEDESAAVEPLQNDLMEYRPDVPGISDRRTGEFCSGPKKNELKIGKSSAFFTYVKSSTVKNDSQGVNDNAAQNLRMGVKHQGFNQGMVQDPHIHGDEEAGESYSPGDDGPHSSGVLNSVSMERSCTPPISMGLTQQRDFKNEKFSPVLSHPRNEHQLDVSALFAQAAFPFCISGVVNQVMTSTAQLYPKNLHDLQSHASEAMMSQYHHLSQCHPHVNGMTSFPYYPVNMYLQAGQMSSSHSWPVEGSTSVEVKLNNVDRREAALMKFRQKRKERCFDKKIRYANRKQLANRRPRARGQFVRKVNGVNVDLNGQPSSANSDDDDGEDEEKDA